Proteins encoded together in one Drosophila albomicans strain 15112-1751.03 chromosome 2R, ASM965048v2, whole genome shotgun sequence window:
- the LOC117573790 gene encoding UDP-glucosyltransferase 2-like produces the protein MKTAKILVALFTLVLCTRSTESANVLAIFAYSFSTPYTVVKPYIKALVNNGHNVTVISSKQLLADIENVRHIRVAAIDQVIEYVMNIDFSECLYSKWKESLVSSSFYYNVSIGILSDSRVQSLLHDKSEKFDMIVLEPTHSEAFIGFAEHFDASLVGLSTFGSSWLTDHLAGNSAPSVYRPVQPIGYSHGDSLVDKWNNWIYIAEEWLIDRLLILPGQLELFTRYFQLPSSRLFERRTSYSLMLINQHFSLGRVRSNVPNVIEVAGIHMAEPSEPLEPELLDFVNGAEHGVIYFSMGMKILSRWLPKNIEQKMLQTFSKLKQRVVWKYEENTMLNKSENIYLSHNVPQRQLLEHANVKLFITNGGLLSTIEAAYSGVPMLGLPIYFDQFDNVERMVKVGVARKLDINTLTEEQLMINIKELLQNPIYAQKANEMSKRFRDQPTSPLEAAMWWTEYVLRHKGAPHMRMAEDDISFAPYYKLNIFSVLLARIAFSAFVVVLACAFVVHFIWKK, from the exons ATGAAAACAGCTAAAATTCTCGTTGCTTTGTTCACGCTTGTCCTGTGCACGCGTTCAACAGAATCGGCAAATGTTCTGGCAATATTCGCGTACTCTTTTAGTACGCCTTACACAGTGGTTAAACCGTATATTAAAGCCCTAGTAAACAACGGACACAATGTGACTGTTATCTCATCGAAACAACTTCTAGCGGACATCGAGAACGTGCGACACATTCGTGTGGCAGCTATAGATCAGGTCATAGAAT ATGTCATGAACATTGATTTTTCAGAGTGTTTATACAGCAAATGGAAAGAATCGTTGGTATCCTCCAGTTTCTATTACAACGTTTCGATCGGAATTCTCAGCGATTCAAGAGTGCAATCGCTGCTACACGATAAATCCGAAAAGTTTGACATGATCGTCTTGGAGCCAACGCACTCAGAAGCTTTTATTGGCTTCGCAGAGCACTTTGATGCCTCCTTGGTTGGATTGTCCACGTTTGGTTCCTCTTGGTTGACCGATCATTTAGCTGGAAACTCGGCACCAAGTGTCTATAGACCCGTGCAGCCAATCGGCTATTCTCATGGAGATTCTCTGGTAGATAAATGGAACAATTGGATTTACATAGCCGAGGAATGGTTAATCGATCGATTGCTTATATTACCTGGACAACTGGAACTGTTCACACGATACTTTCAACTGCCATCGTCGCGTTTATTTGAGCGACGCACAAGCTATTCCCTGATGTTGATCAATCAGCACTTTAGTCTCGGTCGCGTTCGCTCCAATGTGCCCAACGTTATCGAGGTGGCCGGCATACATATGGCTGAGCCCAGTGAGCCACTTGAGCCAGAGTTACTTGACTTTGTGAATGGTGCGGAGCACGGCGTCATTTACTTTTCCATGGGCATGAAGATTCTTAGCAGATGGCTCCCGAAGAACATTGAACAAAAGATGCTGCAGACTTTCTCAAAACTGAAGCAGCGAGTCGTGTGGAAGTACGAAGAGAACACGATGCTTAATAAGTCAGAAAACATCTACTTGAGTCACAATGTACCTCAACGTCAGCTGCTGGAACATGCCAACGTGAAGCTCTTCATCACAAACGGCGGTCTTCTGAGCACCATCGAGGCAGCATACTCGGGAGTTCCCATGCTGGGTTTGCCCATCTATTTCGATCAGTTCGACAATGTGGAACGAATGGTGAAGGTGGGCGTAGCCCGTAAGTTGGATATCAACACTCTGACAGAGGAGCAGTTGATGATTAATATTAAGGAATTGCTCCAAAATCCTATTTATGCTCAGAAGGCAAATGAGATGTCCAAACGCTTTCGCGATCAACCAACGTCTCCACTGGAGGCAGCCATGTGGTGGACGGAGTACGTACTAAGGCACAAAGGAGCTCCTCACATGCGAATGGCAGAAGATGATATTTCCTTTGCGCCGTACTATAAACTCAATATATTCTCGGTCCTTCTTGCTCGCATTGCGTTTTcggcatttgttgttgtcctagCTTGTGCTTTTGTTGTACATTTCATCTGGAAGAAG
- the LOC117573787 gene encoding UDP-glycosyltransferase UGT4-like: MKIAKILVALLTLVICKRSTQAENILGIFSYTFSTPYKVVIPYIKALVHNGHNVTIISSISFLPDIDNVRHIRVGALDRLREIVLTFDHSEWSNSKWKESLVSCKFHYNMSHAILSDSGVQSLLQDKSEHFDMIVVEPTHTDALIGFAVHFNASLVGLSTFGFSWLTDHLAGNSAPSVYKPVKPLGYSYGNSLLDKWNNWIYIAEEWMIDRLLILPGQVELFTQFFHLPSSLLLERRTSYSLMMINTHFSLGRVRSNVPNVIEVAGLHMAEPSEPLEPELLDFVNGAEHGVIYFSMGMEILTAWLPKTMKQKMLQTFSQLKQRVVWKHDVHTMPNKSDNVYLTSLAPQRQLLEHPNMKLFITNGGLLSTIESIYSGVPMLGMPIYFDQFDNVERMVKVGIARKLDINNPTEEQLMSNIKELLENPIYTLKAKEMSKRFRDQPTSPIESAIWWTEYVLRHKGAPHMRMTDQDMAFVPYYKLNIFSVLFSRIAFSAFVVLLVCIIVVNFLLKEFQRNAETPSVLYPSN; encoded by the exons ATGAAAATAGCTAAAATTCTCGTTGCTTTATTGACGCTTGTAATATGCAAGCGTTCAACACAAGCGGAAAATATTCTAGGAATATTCTCATACACTTTTAGTACCCCCTATAAAGTGGTTATACCTTATATCAAAGCCCTCGTACACAACGGACATAATGTGACAATTATCTCATCAATAAGTTTTCTACCAGACATCGATAATGTGCGCCACATTCGTGTTGGAGCTCTAGATCGGCTCAGAGAAA TTGTCCTGACGTTTGATCATTCAGAGTGGTCTAACAGCAAGTGGAAGGAATCTTTGGTATCCTGCAAATTTCATTACAACATGTCGCACGCCATTCTTAGCGATTCGGGAGTGCAATCGTTGCTACAAGATAAATCCGAGCACTTCGACATGATCGTCGTAGAGCCAACGCATACAGATGCTCTCATCGGCTTCGCAGTGCACTTTAATGCTTCTCTGGTTGGTTTGTCGACTTTTGGATTCTCTTGGTTGACCGATCATCTAGCTGGTAACTCGGCGCCAAGTGTTTACAAGCCCGTTAAGCCATTGGGCTATTCTTATGGAAATTCGCTGTTGGATAAATGGAACAATTGGATTTACATAGCCGAGGAATGGATGATCGATAGATTGCTTATTTTACCTGGCCAGGTTGAACTTTTTACACAGTTCTTTCATCTTCCATCATCACTTTTATTAGAGCGACGCACATCTTACTCACTTATGATGATTAATACGCACTTTAGCCTCGGTCGTGTTCGGTCCAATGTGCCCAACGTTATCGAGGTGGCCGGTTTACATATGGCAGAGCCCAGTGAACCGCTCGAACCAGAGTTACTAGACTTTGTGAATGGAGCGGAGCACGGCGTAATTTACTTTTCCATGGGCATGGAGATTCTTACAGCATGGTTGCCCAAAACCATGAAACAAAAGATGCTCCAGACATTCTCACAGCTAAAGCAGCGAGTCGTGTGGAAGCACGATGTGCACACAATGCCTAATAAGTCGGATAACGTCTACTTGACTTCCTTAGCACCTCAACGTCAGCTGTTGGAACATCCAAACATGAAGCTCTTCATCACAAACGGCGGTCTCCTTAGCACCATCGAATCAATATACTCGGGAGTTCCCATGTTGGGCATGCCCATCTATTTTGATCAGTTTGATAATGTAGAACGTATGGTGAAGGTAGGCATAGCTCGTAAGCTGGATATTAACAATCCCACAGAGGAGCAGTTGATGAGTAATATCAAAGAACTGCTAGAGAATCCAATTTACACGCTCAAAGCCAAGGAGATGTCCAAGCGCTTCCGGGATCAGCCAACAAGTCCCATTGAGAGCGCCATCTGGTGGACAGAATACGTACTAAGGCATAAGGGAGCTCCCCACATGCGAATGACGGATCAGGACATGGCCTTTGTGCCTTATTATAAACTCAACATATTCTCGGTACTCTTCAGTCGCATTGCGTTCTCTGCGTTCGTTGTCCTCCTCGTCTGCATTATTGTTGTGAACTTCCTTTTAAAGGAGTTTCAAAGAAATGCTGAGACGCCTTCGGTGTTATACCcatctaattaa
- the LOC117573788 gene encoding UDP-glycosyltransferase UGT4-like, with amino-acid sequence MKTAQVFVALFTLVLYTRSTQSENILGIFSYTFGTPYKVVKPYFEALVHNGHNVTIISSKELLPDIENVRHIRVAGLDRIIEHVMNFDYSDCLYSKWKESLVASSFHYNMSHAILSDSGVQSLLQDKSEHFDMIVVEPTYSDALIGFAEHFSASLVGLSTFGSSWLTDHLAGNSAPSIYRPIQPMGYSQGDSLLDKWNNWIYISEEWLIDRLLILPGQLELFTRYFQLPTSRLLERRTSYSLMMINQHFSLGRVRSNVPNVIEVAGMHMAEPSEPLEPELLDFVNGAEHGVIYFSMGMEILNRWLPKNMEQKMMQTFAQLKQRVVWKHEEHTMVNKSDNVFLSPMASQRQLLDHPNMKLFITHGGLLSTTEAAHSGVPMLALPIYFDQFDNVERMLKMGVARKLDINTLTVELLTNNIKELLQNPIYALKAKELSTRFRDQPTTALERAIWWTEYVLRHKGAPHMRMTDHDMAFVPYYKLNILSILFGRIAFSGLVVLFACIFAINFFLKEFQKIAEAPSVFYTSI; translated from the exons ATGAAGACTGCTCAAGTTTTCGTCGCTTTGTTCACGCTTGTTTTGTACACGCGGTCAACGCAATCGGAAAATATTCTAGGAATATTTTCATACACTTTTGGTACTCCCTACAAAGTGGTTAAACCGTATTTCGAAGCTCTAGTACACAACGGACATAATGTAACTATCATCTCATCGAAAGAACTTCTACCGGACATTGAGAACGTACGCCACATTCGCGTTGCTGGTCTAGATCGGATCATAGAAC ACGTCATGAACTTTGATTATTCAGATTGCTTGTACAGCAAATGGAAGGAATCTTTAGTAGCCTCCAGCTTTCATTACAACATGTCACACGCCATTCTCAGTGACTCAGGAGTGCAATCGTTGCTACAAGATAAATCCGAGCATTTCGACATGATTGTCGTAGAGCCAACGTATTCCGATGCGCTTATTGGATTCGCAGAGCACTTTAGTGCCTCCCTCGTTGGTTTGTCGACATTTGGTTCTTCTTGGCTAACTGATCATCTGGCTGGAAACTCGGCGCCAAGTATTTACAGACCTATACAACCAATGGGCTATTCTCAAGGTGATTCGCTGTTGGATAAATGGAACAATTGGATTTACATATCCGAGGAATGGTTGATCGATAGATTGCTTATTTTACCTGGACAACTGGAACTGTTCACACGATACTTTCAACTTCCAACGTCGCGTTTACTTGAGCGACGCACAAGTTATTCTCTGATGATGATCAATCAGCACTTTAGTCTCGGTCGTGTTCGCTCCAATGTGCCCAATGTTATCGAGGTGGCGGGAATGCATATGGCTGAACCCAGTGAACCGCTCGAGCCGGAGTTGCTGGACTTTGTTAATGGGGCGGAGCACGGCGTCATTTACTTTTCCATGGGCATGGAGATTCTGAACAGATGGCTGCCCAAAAATATGGAACAAAAGATGATGCAGACCTTTGCACAGCTGAAGCAGCGAGTTGTGTGGAAGCACGAAGAGCACACGATGGTCAACAAGTCGGATAACGTCTTCTTGAGTCCCATGGCTTCGCAGCGTCAGCTGCTGGATCACCCGAACATGAAGCTCTTTATCACACATGGCGGACTGTTGAGCACCACTGAGGCAGCACACTCAGGAGTGCCTATGTTGGCCTTGCCCATATATTTCGATCAATTCGACAATGTGGAGCGCATGCTAAAGATGGGTGTGGCTCGTAAACTGGATATTAACACTTTAACAGTGGAACTGCTGACGAATAACATCAAAGAACTTCTGCAGAATCCCATATATGCTCTTAAGGCCAAGGAGCTGTCGACGCGTTTTCGCGACCAACCAACGACAGCCCTCGAGAGAGCCATCTGGTGGACAGAATATGTACTAAGGCATAAGGGAGCTCCGCATATGCGAATGACGGATCACGACATGGCCTTTGTGCCTTACTATAAACTCAACATATTGTCGATACTCTTTGGTCGTATTGCGTTCTCCGGATTAGTTGTTCTCTTCGCCTGCATATTTGCTATAAACTTCTTTTTGAAAGAGTTTCAAAAAATTGCCGAGGCGCCATCGGTGTTTTACACATCTATATga
- the LOC117574476 gene encoding UDP-glycosyltransferase UGT4-like encodes MKTAQVFVALFMLLLCTRSMQSENILGIFSYTFSTPYKVVKPYFEALVHNGHNVTIISSKELLPDIENVRHIRIAALDLLIEHALSFDYSEWTNSKWKESVMSSIFYYNVSHCILSDSGVQSLLHDKSEHFDMIVLEPTYSDALIGFAEHFNASLVGLSTFGSSWLTDYLAGNSAPSVYRPVQPVGFSLGNSLLDKWNNWIYIAEEWMIERFVVLPGQLKLFTHFFQLPSSRLLERRTSYSLMMINTHFSLGRVRSNVPNVIEVAGIHMAEPSEPLEPELLDFVNGAEHGVIYFSMGMEILTRWLPKSIEQKLLETFSKLKQRVVWKHEEHTMLNKSDNIYLSPMASQRQLLEHPNIKLFITHGGLLSTIEAIYSGVPMLGLPIYYDQFDNVEKMVKVGVARKLNINTFTEEQMMNNVRELLQNPIYALKAKEMSKRFRDQPTSPIETAIWWTAYVLRHKGAPHMRMTDQDMAFVPYYKLNILSILFGRIAFSTILVLFICVIVVKFILKEFLRITEEPSVLYTSI; translated from the exons ATGAAGACTGCTCAAGTTTTCGTCGCTTTGTTCATGCTTCTTTTGTGCACGCGGTCAATGCAATCGGAAAATATCCTAGGAATATTCTCGTACACTTTTAGTACCCCCTACAAAGTGGTTAAACCGTATTTCGAAGCCCTAGTACACAACGGACATAATGTAACTATTATCTCATCGAAAGAACTTCTACCGGACATCGAGAACGTGCGACACATTCGCATTGCAGCTCTTGATTTGCTCATAGAAC ATGCCTTGTCATTTGATTATTCAGAATGGACAAACAGCAAATGGAAAGAATCCGTAATGTCCtccatattttattacaatgtGTCGCACTGTATTCTCAGCGACTCAGGAGTGCAATCGTTGCTACATGATAAATCCGAGCACTTCGACATGATCGTTTTGGAGCCAACGTACTCCGATGCGCTTATTGGATTCGCAGAGCATTTTAATGCCTCCCTCGTTGGTTTGTCGACATTTGGCTCTTCTTGGTTAACTGATTATTTAGCTGGTAACTCGGCGCCAAGTGTTTATAGACCCGTGCAGCCAGTGGGATTTTCTCTTGGTAATTCGCTGCTGGATAAGTGGAATAATTGGATTTACATAGCCGAGGAATGGATGATCGAAAGATTTGTTGTTTTACCTGGCCAGCTGAAGCTATTCACGCACTTCTTTCAACTTCCATCGTCACGTTTATTAGAGCGGCGCACATCTTACTCACTGATGATGATTAATACGCACTTTAGCCTCGGTCGGGTTCGCTCCAATGTACCCAACGTTATCGAGGTGGCGGGAATACATATGGCAGAGCCTAGTGAACCACTCGAGCCAGAGTTACTAGACTTTGTGAATGGAGCGGAGCACGGCGTCATTTACTTTTCCATGGGAATGGAGATTCTAACCAGATGGTTGCCCAAGAGTATAGAACAAAAGTTGCTAGAGACTTTCTCAAAACTGAAGCAGCGAGTCGTGTGGAAGCACGAAGAGCACACGATGCTCAATAAGTCGGATAACATCTACTTGAGTCCCATGGCATCACAGCGTCAACTTTTGGAGCACCCGAATATAAAGCTTTTCATCACACATGGTGGACTGCTAAGCACCATCGAGGCAATATACTCGGGAGTGCCGATGTTGGGCTTGCCCATCTATTACGATCAGTTCGACAATGTGGAAAAAATGGTGAAGGTAGGCGTAGCTCGGAAACTGAATATCAACACTTTCACAGAGGAGCAGATGATGAATAATGTCAGAGAACTGCTCCAAAATCCCATTTATGCTCTCAAGGCAAAGGAGATGTCCAAGCGCTTCCGGGATCAGCCAACAAGTCCCATTGAGACCGCCATCTGGTGGACAGCATACGTACTAAGGCACAAGGGAGCACCCCACATGCGAATGACGGATCAGGACATGGCATTTGTACCTTATTATAAACTCAACATACTCTCGATACTCTTCGGTCGTATTGCGTTCTCTACAATCCTCGTCCTCTTCATCTGCGTGATTGTTGTGAAGTTTATCTTGAAAGAGTTTCTAAGAATCACTGAAGAACCTTCGGTGTTATACACATCTATTTAA
- the LOC117573786 gene encoding UDP-glycosyltransferase UGT4-like: MKTARVAIALFAIFLCTRRTQSENILGIFSYTFSTPYKVVKPYIQSLVNNGHNVTIISSINFLPDIENVRHIRVAALDRFIEHTLSFDYIEWSNSKWKESVMFSSFCYNSSHSILSDSGVQSLLQDKSEHFDMIVLEPTNSDALIGFADHFNASLVGLSTYGSSWLTDHLAGNSAPSIYRPIQPMGYSHSDSLMDRWNNWFYIAEEWMIDRLIILPGQLKLFTHFFQLPSSRFFERRTSYSLMIINQHFSLSRVRSNVPNIIEVAGLHMAEPSEPLEPELLDFVNGAEHGVIYFSMGMEILNKFLPKNMEEKMLQTFAQLKQRVVWKHEKLTMLNKSDNIYLSPMTSQRQLLEHPNMKLFITHGGLLSTIESVYSGVPMLGLPIYFDQFDNVECMVKMGLARKLDINTLTEEQLMNNIQELLQNPIYALKAKEMSKRFRDQPTSPIETAIWWTEYVLRHKGAPHMRMRDQDMAFFPYYKLNIFSILFCRIGFSAILVLLICVIVGNFILKEFLRIAEEPPLLFYTSI; this comes from the exons ATGAAAACTGCTCGAGTTGCCATCGCTTTATTCGCGATTTTCCTGTGCACGCGTCGAACACAATCGGAAAATATTCTAGGAATATTCTCATATACTTTTAGTACCCCATACAAAGTGGTTAAACCCTATATCCAATCTCTAGTAAACAACGGACACAACGTAACAATAATCTCATCGATAAATTTTCTACCGGACATCGAGAACGTTCGGCACATTCGTGTTGCAGCTTTAGATCGCTTCATAGAAC ATACCTTGTCCTTTGATTATATAGAATGGTCAAACAGCAAATGGAAAGAATCCGTAATGTTCTCCAGCTTTTGTTACAACAGTTCGCACAGCATTCTCAGCGACTCAGGAGTGCAATCCTTGTTACAAGATAAATCCGAGCACTTTGACATGATCGTTTTGGAGCCAACGAACTCCGATGCGCTTATTGGGTTCGCTGATCATTTTAATGCCTCCCTCGTTGGTTTGTCGACGTATGGTTCTTCTTGGTTGACTGATCATCTAGCTGGAAACTCGGCGCCAAGTATCTATAGACCCATACAGCCAATGGGCTATTCTCATAGTGATTCACTGATGGATAGGTGGAACAATTGGTTTTATATAGCCGAGGAATGGATGATCGACAGACTAATTATTTTACCTGGACAGCTGAAGCTGTTCACACACTTCTTTCAACTTCCATCATCGCGTTTTTTCGAGCGACGCACAAGCTATTCTTTAATGATAATCAATCAGCACTTTAGTCTAAGTCGTGTTCGGTCCAATGTGCCCAATATTATCGAGGTGGCTGGTTTACATATGGCAGAACCCAGTGAGCCACTTGAGCCAGAATTGCTGGACTTTGTGAATGGAGCGGAGCACGGTGTTATTTACTTCTCCATGGGCATGGAGATTCTTAACAAATTTCTCCCGAAGAACATGGAAGAAAAGATGCTGCAGACCTTCGCACAGCTGAAGCAGCGAGTTGTGTGGAAGCACGAAAAGCTCACAATGCTCAATAAGTCGGATAACATCTATTTAAGTCCCATGACATCACAGCGTCAGCTCCTGGAGCATCCGAACATGAAGCTTTTCATCACACATGGCGGACTGTTGAGCACTATCGAGTCAGTGTACTCGGGAGTGCCGATGTTGGGCTTGCCTATCTATTTCGATCAGTTCGACAATGTGGAATGCATGGTAAAGATGGGGTTAGCTCGTAAACTGGATATCAATACTCTCACAGAGGAGCAGCTGATGAATAATATCCAGGAACTGCTGCAGAATCCCATATATGCTCTCAAGGCGAAGGAAATGTCCAAGCGCTTTCGCGATCAGCCAACAAGTCCCATTGAGACAGCCATCTGGTGGACAGAGTATGTACTAAGGCACAAGGGAGCTCCTCACATGCGAATGAGGGATCAGGACATGGCATTTTTTCCTTATTATAAACTCAACATATTCTCGATACTCTTCTGTCGTATTGGGTTTTCTGCAATCCTTGTTCTCCTCATCTGCGTCATTGTTGGGAACTTTATCTTGAAGGAGTTTCTGAGAATCGCTGAGGAGCCTCCGTTGTTGTTTTACACATCTATATAA
- the LOC117573789 gene encoding UDP-glycosyltransferase UGT5-like, whose amino-acid sequence MIVLEPTHSDALIGFAEHFNASLVGLSTFGSSWLIDHMAGNSAPSVYRPVQPKGYSHGDSLLDKWNNWNYIAEEWMIDRWVILPGQVELFTQYFQFPPSRLFERRTSYSLILINQHFSLGRVRSNVPNVIEVAGLHMAEPSEPLEPELLEFMNGAEHGVIYFSMGMEIMNRWLPKNMEQKMLQTFAQLKQRVVWKHEEHTLVNKSDNIYLSPMASQRQLLEHPNIKLFITHGGLLSTIEAIYSGVPMLGLPIYFDQFDNVERVLKTGLARKLDINTLTEKQLMNNIKELLQNPTYALKAKEMSRRFRDQPTSPIESAIWWTEYVLRHKGAPHMRMTDQDMAFVPYYKLNIFSILFGRIAFSAILVVLICVIVVNFMLNKFLRIAEEPSMFYTSI is encoded by the coding sequence ATGATCGTCCTGGAACCAACGCATTCAGACGCTCTCATCGGCTTCGCAGAGCATTTTAATGCTTCCCTAGTTGGTTTGTCAACGTTTGGTTCCTCATGGTTGATTGATCATATGGCTGGAAACTCGGCGCCAAGTGTTTACAGACCCGTACAACCAAAGGGATATTCTCATGGTGATTCACTTTTGGATAAATGGAACAATTGGAATTACATAGCCGAGGAATGGATGATCGACAGATGGGTTATTTTACCTGGACAGGTTGAACTTTTTACACAGTACTTTCAATTTCCACCGTCACGTTTATTTGAGCGACGAACAAGCTATTCCCTGATATTGATCAATCAGCACTTTAGCCTCGGTCGCGTTCGGTCCAATGTGCCCAATGTTATCGAGGTGGCCGGTTTACATATGGCAGAGCCTAGTGAACCGCTCGAGCCAGAGTTGCTAGAGTTTATGAATGGGGCGGAGCACGGAGTCATTTACTTTTCCATGGGCATGGAGATTATGAACAGATGGCTCCCTAAGAACATGGAACAAAAGATGCTGCAGACCTTTGCACAGCTGAAGCAGCGAGTCGTGTGGAAGCACGAAGAGCACACGTTAGTCAATAAGTCGGATAACATCTACTTGAGTCCCATGGCATCGCAGCGTCAGCTCTTGGAGCACCCGAACATAAAGTTGTTCATTACACATGGCGGTCTGTTAAGCACTATCGAGGCAATATACTCGGGAGTGCCGATGTTGGGCTTGCCCATCTATTTCGATCAGTTCGATAATGTGGAGCGCGTGCTGAAGACAGGTTTAGCTCGTAAACTCGATATTAACACTTTGACAGAGAAGCAGCTCATGAATAATATCAAGGAACTGCTCCAAAATCCCACTTATGCTCTCAAGGCAAAGGAGATGTCCAGACGCTTTCGCGACCAGCCAACAAGTCCCATTGAGAGCGCCATCTGGTGGACAGAATACGTACTAAGGCACAAGGGAGCTCCTCACATGCGAATGACGGATCAGGACATGGCCTTTGTGCCCTATTATAAACTTAACATATTCTCGATACTTTTCGGACGTATTGCGTTCTCTGCAATCCTCGTCGTCCTTATCTGCGtcattgttgttaattttatgttaaacAAGTTTCTGAGAATCGCTGAAGAGCCTTCGATGTTTTACACATCTATTTga